The Vicia villosa cultivar HV-30 ecotype Madison, WI unplaced genomic scaffold, Vvil1.0 ctg.000074F_1_1, whole genome shotgun sequence genome window below encodes:
- the LOC131623583 gene encoding uncharacterized protein LOC131623583, whose protein sequence is MGTRRMRSAEEERSSSSDSDNGSFTKTAKTEGDTVAVSSSSSHYEQIREQRMKENAERMQKLGLLNLSLKLKKPPRTIVKRIASPTNQSERRSSRLMTVPPVDYCFKLPRGQGKQNSASKEKKEVVIYITEGTKPEVYTEEHEKLLGDCKTDWELYVDGYDEDGDRIYDPTKGEKCHQCRRTTVSQMTSCNKCELPQGMLCGDCLYTRYGENVTEADFNLKWTCPCCRGICNCNICRRKNGWMPTGNIYNKVTKLGFKSVAHYLIKTRRLEKNMEGSDAENVVAHEPPETSPDSTLIGPTRTRRAFRR, encoded by the exons ATGGGAACTCGTAGAATGAGAAGCGCAGAAGAAGAAAGATCATCTTCTTCAGACAGTGATAATGGCTCCTTCACCAAAACGGCGAAAACAGAAGGCGACACTGTTGCCGTTTCGTCTTCTTCATCGCATTACGAACAGATTAGGGAACAGAGGATGAAAGAGAACGCTGAGAGAATGCAAAAGCTTGGATTATTGAACCTTTCTCTCAAGCTCAAGAAACCACCACGCACAATCGTCAAGAGAATCGCGTCACCGACTAATCAATCAGAGAGACGTTCTTCTAG ATTAATGACTGTACCACCGGTTGACTATTGTTTCAAGCTTCCTAGAGGGCAGGGTAAACAAAATTCAGCAAGTAAGGAAAAGAAGGAAGTGGTGATTTATATAACAGAAGGTACAAAGCCTGAAGTTTATACTGAAGAGCATGAGAAGCTTCTCGGAGATTGCAAGACTGATTGGGAATTGTACGTCGATGGATATGACGAGGATGGGGACCGTATATATGATCCAACCAAGGGAGAGAAATGTCATCAATGCAG GCGCACAACTGTTAGTCAGATGACCAGTTGCAATAAATGTGAATTACCCCAAGGGATGCTTTGTGGAGATTGCTTGTACACAAG ATATGGAGAAAATGTGACAGAAGCGGATTTCAACCTCAAGTGGACTTGCCCTTGTTGTCGAGGAATTTGCAACTGCAATATTTGCCGTAGGAAAAATGGTTGGATGCCTACCGGCAATATATACAATAAG GTGACAAAATTGGGTTTCAAATCTGTTGCTCATTATCTGATTAAGACCCGTCGCCTTGAGAAAAACATGGAAGGTTCAGATGCTGAAAATGTTGTTGCCCACGAACCACCAGAGACCTCTCCAGATTCAACACTGATTGGACCAACTCGGACCAGAAGGGCTTTTAGAAGGTGA
- the LOC131623584 gene encoding uncharacterized protein LOC131623584, protein MGTRRRRSDSSSSDSEYGSITKTAKTERDTVVVSSSSSHYEQIREQRMKENAERMQKLGLLNLSLKLKKPPRVFVRKIASPTNQSERRSSRLMTVPPVNYRQQNSWRNEKKEVEIYIAEGTKPEVYTEEHEKLLGDCKTDWELYVDGYDEDGDRIYDPTKGEKCHQCRLITISQMTSCNKCELPQGMICGDCLYMRYGENVTEADCNIKWTCPSCREICNCTICRRKNGWMPTGNIYNKVTKLGFKSVAHYLIKTRRPGKNMEGSDTENDVAQETP, encoded by the exons ATGGGAACTCGCAGAAGGAGAAGCGATTCATCTTCTTCTGACAGTGAATATGGCTCCATCACCAAAACGGCGAAAACAGAACGCGACACTGTTGTCGTTTCGTCTTCTTCATCGCATTACGAACAAATTAGAGAACAAAGGATGAAAGAGAACGCTGAGAGAATGCAAAAACTTGGATTATTAAACCTTTCCCTTAAGCTCAAGAAACCACCACGCGTTTTCGTCAGGAAAATCGCGTCACCGACTAATCAATCCGAAAGACGTTCTTCTAG ATTAATGACTGTACCACCTGTTAATTATCGTCAACAAAATTCATGGAGAAACGAAAAGAAGGAAGTGGAGATTTATATAGCAGAAGGTACAAAGCCTGAAGTTTATACTGAAGAGCATGAGAAGCTTCTTGGGGATTGCAAGACTGATTGGGAATTGTATGTCGATGGATATGATGAGGATGGGGACCGGATATATGATCCGACCAAGGGAGAGAAATGCCACCAATGCAG GCTCATAACTATTAGTCAGATGACCAGTTGCAACAAATGTGAATTACCCCAAGGGATGATTTGTGGAGATTGCTTGTACATGAG ATATGGAGAAAATGTGACAGAAGCTGATTGCAATATCAAGTGGACTTGCCCTTCTTGTCGAGAAATTTGCAACTGCACTATCTGCCGTAGGAAAAATGGTTGGATGCCAACCGGCAATATATACAATAAG GTGACTAAATTGGGTTTCAAATCTGTGGCTCATTATCTGATTAAGACTCGTCGCCCTGGGAAAAACATGGAAGGCTCAGATACTGAAAATGATGTTGCCCAGGAAACACCATAG